The Macadamia integrifolia cultivar HAES 741 unplaced genomic scaffold, SCU_Mint_v3 scaffold595, whole genome shotgun sequence nucleotide sequence TGGCCAACAACCTCTCTGCACTTCTTTTCTCCAACTTGTACCACTAAGTGGGGTTAACCCTTAAGAGTCTAATTATGTCACAACTTATAATTAGCTTCCTTTCTAGTACACAGCCACAGCCTTATATATTTtgtcccctttttttcttataaaaattaaaaataggtATGCAGCTATTGATATAGActatttattttacattaaaGTTGGGATGGATTTCCTTTTATCCTGATAATTTAGGGTAGAAAGAGTAGGGTCCACTGGTATGAATTGATATTATTTATCAACCTCTATCAGTGGGAGGAGGAGAAAGCATATAAAGGTTGCATTCAAAGTAGATAACTTTATAACTGGATATATTGTGGGTTTGAGGGGCGGTGGTGCTGTTACACCTTTTTTGACAAATCCTCACAATTAAGGATTAATAATTCAAAGACAGAGATGTATAATGGGTAGATGTAGTGAAGGAGCAGAAGAACATGATAGATTATAGATGGGTTTAGCTCTTTTGGCTTACCTTACAAGTTGTCATTTGTCAATGACTTGTGCCTTCCAAGTGTTATATATATGGCCATGTATCCTGGTTAATTAGTCATCCTCAGTCAACAAGAGAAGGAAACAAAGTATATTTCATTTTAGCTTGTGGGTTGGTAAAGCTTGTTGAGGGGGACTTGATTGTCTTCATCATAGGAGTTATAGGGAGATCTAATACAAGATCATTAAAGCAGTTTGTCATGGATCTATCCAAGTAACTCTAACGTAAAATGCCAATGGATTAGGTGACTGGATTACTGTATCTAAAACTTATTTAAGATTCATAATGAACCCCAAGGGGTAACtaagttggcaagggatcttcgccttaggaagcgtgtggttctgagttcgactcctcttacctcattggggccactcacacagctGTATTTGATGCTCTTTACTGTTTacaatgaaaattgaatggttctcattcaaccccgatatgactcAGTCCATGCAATTGTAGAGTCAGTACGGGCCCACGGGACTTGTTGGGGCATGTACATGTTAGTAGGCATGGCCAATAAGAGGGTGTCTGTGAGTATCTTTAATACAATATTTTTGCACCCATTGTATATAGGTGTAACACACACTAGCAGAAGTCCCTTGTTATAACATCTGAAAAATTATAGTACAAACATGTTGAAATATTGGAATTTATAGAGATATATTCTCACATCGATTATTTGAGACCTTAATATACCTTTAAATCATTTCCACTTAATGCCTTAAGGTTTTGTAAACCCCAAATGGTATTTTGTGGACTATATCACTTTATTTAACAGTCCTATGGAACAATATAAATTTCTCCGTCAGAGGACTGATGTGCTTAAACTCCAAATCTAACAAGAGTTCATCATTGTAGAAGTTGGGAGGTTACTGTTATAGCTCCTaaataagagaagaaatggaTCATATACCATTGTTACTTTACAATCTACCACCATATCTAGAACCAATGTTGTAGATGAGGTCATCAGGCACATTTTAACAAGAAAGTGAACCATATCTTCAAATCTTTTTGTAGCCAAATCTCATAATAATAGTAATCCTCTCTGAAAAATGTGTTTGCTATTTCACCTTCATTTGCGTGTCTTGGAGCTCACATGTCTTCCACAATCACCTCAGTGAGTCCCTACCATAGATtcttacccccaaaaaaaaaaaaaaaaaaaaaaaaaaaaaaaaaaaaaaaaaaaaaaaaccgaccAAAGACATATACGTGTCATGTCCGTGTaagatttcaaaaaataaaatcaggtATTGAATAGGTCAGTGCCGATTTTAATCTGATTCAATTTATATCGGCCATTATCGATCCGAAACAGagcaggaattttttttttttaccctgaatATTGTTTGGGACTGGGGAAACCCCTaagatattattaataaaataaaaagagaattcAAGGGGGAACATAAGCCGCCTTACTCCAACCCAATAAACAGAAGCACTCGCACTCTCAAAGCACAACTAAaatacccaaaagaaaaaaaattacattctaaaTATCGGCCACCCAACTTTATATTTCCTAATGATTTGGCTAAGGTCTCTAGGAAAAGTTTGGTCACCAAGAAAAATTGAATCCATAGTTGAAGCACATGCCAAGTTTGCCAACCAATCCACCGCTTTATTATTCTCTCAAAAAGAGAATGAGATTCAAGTTCGAAGAGAGTCACATAGAGTCATAACTTTctgaaaccaataccaacaaCTTCATAGATCACAAAACCTATTAGATATTGAGTTCACAATCAAAGTAGAATCGAGACTAATAAAAAAATCTGAGAAACTCACATCCATACATGACCTTAAACCATAGCTAGGCTGGGTTGGGGTGTATTTTTAAAACCACAGCCCAACCCTAGGCTCCCTTTGTTCAATTCAAGCTCACGATTAGATACTAAACCCCAGGCCAGCCCATACCTATTGGGCTCAAACCAACTCAGCCAATTTAATACTGATTAACCTTGATTGGGCCGTGTTGGCTTGCAGTCCTTATTTTTGCCATTTCAAGGCTGGCGAGGTTGGGTTAATCATGCTTTTTGTCATACAtataatattattatatataattgtatatttatttcaaaaaaaaatctgaaatgaGGTCTCTCCTCTAAATCCCATTTGAAATCCTCAATTATAAATGGAGGCAACATCCAATACTCTAATGCATGTTCTCTAATAGTCTTCTTGACTAGAAAATTGCAACATGATTTATCACACGATAGCAATGGGAGATTCTCCATGTCAAAGCATCTAAGATAGATTTATAATAGAGCAACTTCTGCATAAAAACCTAGGGAGTAGAATGATTTCTAATGCACTTCACAACCAAAGATGTAAGCATTTTTAGAACATTATTGAATTATCTTTTATAAAGGGAAGTTAAGAAAGAATTAGAATCACCCCAAGTGTGGATTGGCCCGTTAGTGATCCGTAGTTGATAAAGTGCCTCAGGAAGCATCTTACCTGAGTTTGAATCTCTTTGACACCATCTTTGTTTCTTCCTTGAGGCTCTCACACTCTTCAGAATAGAAACGGCTTGTGGGGTTATTGATACCCTCTCAAGgtatcaaataatttgtaacattgttttttttttttttccccttataatatgatataatttttttttctaaatagaTTAATGATATCATCTCACATATAAACTCGAAAAATGTCCATAACAATGACACATTTCGATAATGACAAAATGATTtgtcatttttaaattatttttaattttattagtattacaatttatttttgaaaatctttttaTACTCTCaatctaaataataataataataataataataataaacttttGGAAAtaagacattaaaaaaaaaaaaaaaaaaaaagaagatatcaaGTTATAAATAAACCTATAAATATATCCCATATATATAAGTAAATAACAAATATCGATACGATTTATGGAATCTCATGCTATAAATGGAAAGTAAAGGTATAGTTAACCAGATTCCAATGAGCACAACAGAATGGAGGTTGGACTGCAAAGGTTTATTCCTACaacttttaaattatttccaCTAAATGTAACCATCAAATCATGGATGTGTAAATACCAGTGAGACCCCAAAAGGAGTGAAGGCATAGAAGTAAAAAACGAAGAGTTCTCTTGGTTCTTAGTTTGTGTTTGTTTCCTTCCTTCTCCCCCAAATGGAAGTTCTGTCTCAACATTTTACTGACCATCCATACATCAGTGGAGATCATGGTGGGCAGGTGGCAAACACAATGAGTTGCCCTAAGAACTCAAAGGAGAATACAGGTAGTAACCATCATCCTGAAATTCAATTGCTTGGAGAAACTGCTGTGAAGGAGTACAATGAAAAGACTGGGAAAGAATTAGTGTTCAAGAGAGTGTACTGGGGCAAGAGAAAACGCCATGGACTTACCCACACAGCCTCTTATCTCATTCTTGTTGCGGAGGAGAACAATGAATACAAAGTATGTAAAGCTATAGTTCACAATTCAGGATGTGAGTGTGGTTCTCTTGAAATTCTATTCAACGATGATGATAGAATCCTATTCCAGATAGCAGTGAATCTGAATTTCAGGAACTTGGAAAACTTCTTACTACTCATCAGAAAAAGTACCATAAGCTTTCATTCATTAATGTTGCCATGGGATGGACTCAGGAGGACGAAAACGATGCCATGAttaattgttaagtttgtcttgaattctttaCCCATTTTTTAAGAAGGAGTCgctttgacatattttggtggtgacccgaatgggatttttctgagatctgtgatggaagcagagattGAGCCAATAGGCCTAAGTCCAGAGCCAGCACTTATCTCGTATGGGGCGTGAGGTGTAGCCCCTGTGATACGGTTCAACCCGATGGATCGACTCATGACTTGAAGGAGTATATTATGTACTATCGTCTTATTGAGCAAGCAGTTATAATTTGGGGGATTTTTCGAACTAGGATTTCAAAGCGAATTTTCTCGCCATTATTTTCGTGTATTCTCTCTTTTACATGGTGAACATCTTCTTCTTAGCCCGAAGGCATAACACACCGCATCGGTGCataaacctcattaaatctctgtgttatGTGAAtctatgtttatttatttttatatttgtctGTGTTTATTATAACATTAATCATTGTGTGTTGATTAACACAACAGTTACTCACATAGCCCACACCTACGTTGCCATCGGCTCCCATTGCTGAGGATTGCAATGTGACCCACAAGCTCATATCCTTCGACTTGGTTGTGTAGCCATCCACGAATTATGATATAGTACTCTAACTATATGAGAAATATGTAATAAATAAAAGGGCACTTCTCCTGTCTACTACTCTATTCTGGCAGCTGCTCATCACGTCATTAATTAGAGGCCATGCATGCATATGTTGGgtgattaataaataaataaactttctcttgatccaattttttttgtgAAGTTGTAGATCAatttattagagagagagataaaagagATTAACAATGAGAAAGGCAGCCTACGAAGCCTTGTAACTAAGATCTCCAAGGCACAGAGAGCTCCAAGACTGAAGGCCACAGCAATGGTAAAATGCTAGTGCTATTCCAAGTCGAAGAACCTCCCTTAGACATAACAGAGAAGTCAAACAGAGGTTTATTAAGGCATTTGGCTTTAAGGATATGCATCGAGAGGGTAGAATCATCAATCAATAACCTCCACCCAAACTTAAGCAAGAGAGCTTTATTCTGAGAAGCAGTGTCATATAAATCGAGCCACCAACAGATTCTGGAGAGCAAATCTTATTCCAAGTAagatgtttttttcttcttttttttcagtCGCTATTCCCAATCTTACCAATGTAACTATCAACATGATTATTCTTATTCGATCGGTTTATTCTCTTAGGGGCATCCCAATCTTACCAATCTACCATGTGAAGGTTCAATATTTTCAACATTTAGAGTGGTTCACCTTTAACCCTCATAGAGAAGATAGTAAGAGTGTCCATCACCATCGATATAGAATCACAATCATCTCTAGCAAATTCTATCAATAAATCATCCGCAAATACTAAATGGGAGTGCAAAAAAGGTCTACATTTGGGTATAAGCAAGACCCTCGTACCTTCAACAGCCTGATTCAACAACATTGAGAGACCATCCATGGTAAGAGTGAATAGACAAGGGGAAGGCAGATCTCCTTTTCTAATACCCTTCCCACTAGCATAATAAACCATTGGACTTCCATTGACAAGGTCGGAAGACATAGGAATCATCACACATTGTTTTATCCACAAGTTAAACCTCTCCAAATAGCCTCCATCATATAAAAGAGGTAACTCCAGCTCAACAATATATATGCCTTGTGAATATCAATCTTAAATATGGCCGAATAAAGATTGACTGATCAAAAGAGACAAGGAAATCAACCACATGCTGAATTCTATTGATCAAAATCTTCGAAATGAATTTGTACAAGAGATTGCAGAATGCAGTACGCCTAAAGCCTCTAAAATAATCTAACTAGGCCCAGGTCCAATGGGATTTGGATTTTCCTGGCCGCGTTGGCCCATGGACACAAATGCTAAGTGTATGAAAATTGCTATCGTGCATCGTCTTTGGCGGTTAGGCACTTAGGCCTCGGTCCTCCACTCCTCCAGGGTTTATCGTTCATTTTGTATCGgtcttactcttcttcttctttgctgctGCGAAGACTGCATCAAGGAGAAACTAGTATTTCAACATAAGATTCAGGCTTCACCGCTTCAGGTTAGTCCATTAATTGTTTCTTCTAAGTTTTACTACTACACGTTCTTCAATCTTggcttttctctctttcttttgcttaaaaaaaaaaaaactagggtttTTGTTTCCCTTCCCTTGCAGTAGACTTGTAGCGTTTCTGGGGCTATTCTCGCCATGTACCTCTACAGCCTCACCCTGCAAAGAGCCACTGGAGTCGTCTGTGCCACCAATGGGAACTTCGTCGGTGGAAAATCTCAAGAGATTGTTGTGGCAAGAGGTAAAGTTCTTGATCTTTTGCGACCCGACGAGAATGGCAAGATCCAAACTATTCTCTCCGTCGAGGTCTTCGGTGCTATCCGGTCCTTAGCCCAGTTTAGGTTAACTGGTTCTCAGAAAGATTACATCGTTGTTGGCTCCGATTCCGGCCGAATCGTGATACTCGAGTATAACAAAGAGAAGAATGTTTTCGATAAGATTCATCAAGAGACTTTCGGGAAATCTGGTTGTCGTCGCATTGTACCGGGGCAATTTTTGGCTGTTGATCCCAAGGGCCGTGCGGTAATGATTGCTGCTTGCGAGAAGCAGAAGCTCGTTTACGTTTTGAACAGGGATACTTCTGCGAGGCTGACCATTTCTTCACCTTTAGAAGCCCATAAGTCTCACACCATTGTGTATTCCGTTTGCGGTGTTGATTGCGGTTTTGATAACCCTATTTTCGCTGCCATTGAGCTCGATTATTCCGAAGCTGACCAGGATTCCACTGGGCAGGCAGCAAACGAGGCTCAGAAACACCTTACCTTCTATGAGCTCGATCTTGGACTCAACCATGTCTCCAGAAAATGGTCGGGACCTATTGACAATGGTGCCAACATGCTCGTCACGGTTCCTGGGGGTGGGGATGGCCCTAGTGGTGTCCTTGTCTGTGCTGAGAACTTTGTTATTTATAAGAACCAAGGCCACCCTGATGTTCGAGCTGTTATTCCTAGACGAGCTGATTTACCAGCGGAGCGTGGAGTGCTCATAGTATCTGCTGCTACTCACAGGCAGAAGTCtatgttcttctttttgttgCAGACAGAGTATGGGGATATATTTAAGGTCACACTAGAACATGAAAAAGACCACGAAAATGAACGCGTTACTGAGCTGAGGATTAAGTATTTTGATACAATGCCAGTTACCGCTGCAATGTGCGTTATGAAAACCGGGTTTCTGTTTGCTGCTTCAGAGTTTGGGAATCATGCTTTGTATCAGTTTAAGGCGATAGGAGATGATGTGGATGTTGAATCTTCATCAGCTACACTGATGGAAACAGAGGAAGGTTTCCAACCTGTATTCTTCCAGCCTAGGGGTCTTAAGAACCTTGTGAGGATTGACCAAGTGGAGAGCTTGATGCCAGTCATGGACATGAAGGTTAGTAATCTCTTTGAGGAAGAAACCCCTCAGATATtcacactttgtggccgaggccCTCGTTCTTCTTTGCGGATACTGAGACCAGGTTTGGCCATCAGTGAGATGGCTGTTTCTCAACTCCCTGGTATTCCGAGTGCTGTTTGGACTGTGAAGAAgaatttgaatgatgaatttgaTGCATACATTGTTGTATCATTCGCTAATGCAACCCTTGTGCTTTCAATTGGTGAGACGGTTGAAGAAGTTAGCGATAGTGGGTTTCTTGACACTACGCCATCTCTTGCTGTTTCTTTGTTAGGAGACGATTCTCTAATGCAAGTTCATCCCAATGGTATTAGGCATATAAGGGAAGATGGACGTATTAATGAGTGGAAAACTCCAGGGAAAAGGACGATAGTGAAGGTTGCCTCCAATAGGCTTCAAGTGGTCATTGCTCTAAGTGGAGGGGAGCTTATCTATTTTGAGATGGACATGACAGGTCAGTTGATGGAGGTTGAAAAGCATGAAATGTCAGGTGATGTAGCTTGTCTAGACATTGCTCCAGTCCCTGAAGGACGGCAGAGGTCCCGTTTCCTTGCTGTTGGGTCATATGACAATACGATCCGCATCCTATCTTTGGATCCTGATGATTGTATGCAGGTTTTGAGTGTGCAGAGTGTGTCTTCTCCACCAGAATCTCTCCTCTTACTTGAAGTGCAGGCATCTATAGGTGGGGAGGATGGTGCTGATCACCCAGCTAGTGTTTTTCTTAATGCTGGTTTACAGAACGGTGTTCTGTTCAGAACTGTAGTTGATATGGTGACAGGTCAGCTTTCCGATACCCGTTCCCGCTTCTTAGGACTGAGAGCCCCCAAACTTTTCTCTTGTATTGTGAGAGGAAGACGGGCAATGCTTTGCCTGTCAAGTCGGCCTTGGCTTGGTTATATTCACCAAGGGCATTTTTTGTTGACTCCCCTTTCATATGAGACTCTTGAATATGCTGCCTCGTTTTCATCTGATCAGTGTGCCGAAGGTGTTGTTGCCGTTGCTGGGGATGCATTAAGAGTTTTCACAATTGAGCGGCTGGGAGAGACATTCAATGAAACTGTGATACCTCTGAGATATACTCCAAGGAAGTT carries:
- the LOC122069390 gene encoding spliceosome-associated protein 130 A, whose translation is MYLYSLTLQRATGVVCATNGNFVGGKSQEIVVARGKVLDLLRPDENGKIQTILSVEVFGAIRSLAQFRLTGSQKDYIVVGSDSGRIVILEYNKEKNVFDKIHQETFGKSGCRRIVPGQFLAVDPKGRAVMIAACEKQKLVYVLNRDTSARLTISSPLEAHKSHTIVYSVCGVDCGFDNPIFAAIELDYSEADQDSTGQAANEAQKHLTFYELDLGLNHVSRKWSGPIDNGANMLVTVPGGGDGPSGVLVCAENFVIYKNQGHPDVRAVIPRRADLPAERGVLIVSAATHRQKSMFFFLLQTEYGDIFKVTLEHEKDHENERVTELRIKYFDTMPVTAAMCVMKTGFLFAASEFGNHALYQFKAIGDDVDVESSSATLMETEEGFQPVFFQPRGLKNLVRIDQVESLMPVMDMKVSNLFEEETPQIFTLCGRGPRSSLRILRPGLAISEMAVSQLPGIPSAVWTVKKNLNDEFDAYIVVSFANATLVLSIGETVEEVSDSGFLDTTPSLAVSLLGDDSLMQVHPNGIRHIREDGRINEWKTPGKRTIVKVASNRLQVVIALSGGELIYFEMDMTGQLMEVEKHEMSGDVACLDIAPVPEGRQRSRFLAVGSYDNTIRILSLDPDDCMQVLSVQSVSSPPESLLLLEVQASIGGEDGADHPASVFLNAGLQNGVLFRTVVDMVTGQLSDTRSRFLGLRAPKLFSCIVRGRRAMLCLSSRPWLGYIHQGHFLLTPLSYETLEYAASFSSDQCAEGVVAVAGDALRVFTIERLGETFNETVIPLRYTPRKFVLHPKRKLLVTIESDQGAFTAEEREAARKEFLEAAGMGENANGNLEQMENGDDEDKDDPLSDEQYGYPKAESDKWVSCIRVLDPRSASTTCLLELQDNEAAFSICTVNFHDKEYGTLLAVGTAKALQFWPKKRFTAGFIHIYRFVEDGKSLELLHKTQVEGIPLALCQYQGRLLAGIGPVLRLYDLGKRRLLRKCENKLFPNTIISIHTYRDRIYVGDMQESFHYCKYRRDENQLYIFADDCVPRWLTASHHIDFDTMAGADKFGNVYFVRLPQDVSDEIEEDPTGGKIKWEQGKLNGAPNKVEEIVQFHVGDVVTCLQKASLIPGGGDCIIYGTVMGSLGALLAFSSREDVDFFSHLEMHMRQEHPPLCGRDHMAFRSAYFPVKDVIDGDLCEQFPTLPADMQRKIADELDRTPGEILKKLEDIRNKII